Part of the Xiphophorus maculatus strain JP 163 A chromosome 3, X_maculatus-5.0-male, whole genome shotgun sequence genome, gaaacatagtccctccagcgtcctgggtcttccccggggtctcctcccagtgggatgtgcccagaacacctcactgctatttctcaaaattgttttttttctcaaaaaaaactatttttgagaAATAGTAAAATTTCATAAAccttaaataaatatgtttttgtgtacTTTGAGTGTCTATGAgagcaaaaaatttaaatgtattctgTCCCGGAACCGCATagatatttttatgttcttttttggATCATATCTTTCAGCCTGCTCAGTCTTCTTCACTTTGTATTATGTTTTCTTGTCTATGACGTCACTACATTTGCTGAGTAATTCCTGAACAAAGTCATGACATCAATTTTGTGACTCCGCCATTTTTTCCCTCTTAGCGATTTTGAGGTGCTGAAGTTGCAAGATGTCAAGTCAAAAGGTTTGGTTGTACACtctaaaaagaaattagttgaagcaacttaattgaattgcttCAATTGGTAACAAGCAATTTAATTAAGTTTAACAAACTCAATTTATTATAATCATCCAACTcaatttgtaaatttttttaaacaaatttattaagTGTctttacaccgtgttccaaattattatgcatataggatttaagtgtcataaagatacatttttttgatgtgctattaaatttatagatggtattatgtgtcagggctctttgaatcactataattaatttcagagagcttggttgattaatttttctggtgagctcaatttaaggaaatctacttaagaaggatgttccacattgtTAAGCAATCCACAAGCTTCAAgcagagaaaggatctctgctgacgaaaatcatcagatagtgtagtgccgtatgacaaggtatgaaaacattagatatttaacgaaaactgaagcgttatcgtactgtgaagagatttgtggctgattcagaacaaagatgggtttgtacagataaaggcagaatgaggaaggtttgtgttagacaaattcatcagattaagagagcagctgttaaaatgcccttgaaaagcagcaaacagttatttgaagctgctggtacttctggaacctcaaggtggaggatcctccagaggcttgtggtgcatgaacctactattcagccacccctaaccagagctcacaagcataAATGGTTGCAGTGGGCCCAgctgtacatgaagattaattttcaaacagacttgttcactgatgactgctgtgcaaccctggatggtccaaatagacgcagtagtggattggtggtggatggccaccacgtcccaacacagctgtgacgtcagcaaggaggtggtggagtcatgctttgggctgaaatcatggggagagaatcaatggtcggccccttcagagtccctgaagttgtgaaaatgacctcagcaaagtatatggactttctgactgatcactttctttcgtggttcaaaaagaagagccgtaccttcagtagcaaaatcatcttcatgcatggcaatgcaccatctcatgctgcaaggaataccactgtgtcattggctgctatgggcatgaaaggggagaaactcatggtgtggtcaccatcctcctctgacctcaaccctattgagaacctttggagtttcctcaagcagaagatctgagagtggaatgcagttcatatcaaaacagcaactatgggaagatattctgacatcctgcaaagaaattcaagcagaaactccacaaactcacaagttcaatggatgcaagaactGTGCAGGTGACATCAAAGAAGGGGTcttatgttaacatgtaactcggtctgttaagatgtttttgactgaaatagcttttgattttagtacatgtgaccacttaatgctgcacattcaaagaatgaccgtttgcagttctttataatccataaaatgtttagaaaatctgctgtgcataataatttggaacagtgcattttgagttttttatttttgaaaaaaatactgttctcatggtgagctttgttcagtaaaatttgatttatactgtatcatgacttgaaaattatactgaccatcatttgcattgaccatttaaaaaaatatcacttgcataataatttggaacatggtgtaaGATGACAGATCTAAGTCAGTCTTACTCAAATCATTAGTTTACTTCAAATAATGACTTAAATTAATAAAGGATCTCTTTTTGCAAAGGGTTTTTGGCTGAGGCAGCCTTTATTTGAGCGTAGTTATTCAGGAAAATGGTTAATGACAGAGAGGAAGACCTGCAGCTAAGGTCATCAAACCTCCGGAGGTTTGATGACTATAAGTTGGAGCCGTACTATGACTATAGTTGGAACTATAAGTTTGAGTTGACTTTCTGTAGAATGAATTCaaagagatttaaaatatttattagaacaaaataaatgatttgagtAAGAGTGACTTAAATTTGTCATGTTAAGCCCCCTTATGAATTAAGTTATAAAAACTTAGCAAATTGAGATGGAAGGACTTAATGAATTGAGTTGGATGATCATAACAAAAAAGTAAGTTGTCatagcaaaagcaaaagaattAAGTGAAATTAATGTAAAGAAGTCCATAAGATGAACTGCAGTCCAAATACACTTTTTAGAGTGTTTGTCATGGACAAAGAGTGATTGAGTAAAATTCAAAACGCAACGCAGTCCAGCAGGAGAGCCTAGACCCTCAAGTAGTGTTGGGTAAGGGGctaattttttataaatgtatggaGGGATagtagtttaaatttattttgatatatattATGTAAAAGTTGGCTAATATAGCCTTAAAATCTGGATAAATaaattgcaaagaaaaaggTTGGAGTTTGAACTTGTTAAATAATGTATTGTATTGAATAATCTGTAAGCCCAGGCTGATTCTtattaaattgacattttcttttcccattttgaagtaGTCATGAAATATAGTGTACCTCTCTGTTTAGatcacacaaaaaatacatattcaCCACGAGAGGGAGCCGTCAAGCAATTTTTTACTCCAGTGGGACATGCAGTAGATTCTCAAGGTGGCTCTCATTACTGTAATAATTTACAGCACTAAGTGTGTACCATTCATTGCAAAGCTTTTCTAAGTTTCAGTTCGAGTCCTGAGCTGTCCTTACACTGACACCTCtgaatttaaatcaaagcaaTGTTTCAACCGCTTTTTGTcatggttttggtttttatagGTAAGAGACTCGTATGAGTGAAATGTTTTCAAGCCTCTGTCTAGTTTTTTTATCATGTAACAACCAGCTAAACTTTATTCTTAAACAGAGCTCAACATGATTAAAATATACCTAAAATATTAGGTacatattttcagcattttatagAAGGCTAACCTTTCATTTCTATCCAGATTTGTGTTTTGACCTTTTAAGCCATTTTTAATACTGCATTATACTTGTAACTGTTTTTCAGGTTTATCTAATGGAGTTGGTGTGTTACCAGATGGTCCTCTGATTGCCTCTGTTGGAGGGACATTAATGTTCACAACAaacttgaatccaacagaaacACCATTTTCATTGGTCAACTGGCAGGTTGATAATGGTTCAGGACTAGAACTCATAATTATATCACAGACAACTGGAGACACAACTGCACCAGAATATGAAGGCAGGATCACTCTCTTCAGATCAACTGGATCTCTGGAACTCAGGAATCTGAAACTCAGTGAGAGTGGAGAGTACATAGTAAGCATTCAAGATGGAATAAATCAAAAGACAGGACGCACCACACTGAATGTTTATGGTGAGTAGATGTTGAAAGCCAAGATTCAACTAACACGTTTCAGTCTCTAAACTTtcactgcagtttattttttcacccTCCATCCATCTTATAGCCATTTAAACAAGTCAGAGCTGTAGGTTATTATTATGAGCTTTGAACTattctaaatgtattttgtggGAAGAAGAATTAAGGAATTAAATGGAATGGTCTACTACAttgtttaaaatcagatttccTTCAGggcatttaaaattacattggtcaaaataaaaaaagaaaataaacttgagGTTTTATCAGGAAAGCTCAGAAACGGGAAACATGATCAGTTGTGTTGTTACTTAGACATTGCTTTCAGCCTGTTACATGCTTTCAGACTTACCAATGAAATTAATGTTTATCAAGCAGTtttgccaaaaatgtttttttgttgacatgCCTAAAAAGTACCTTGAAATGAGTAAATGGTAGGAAGCAGAGTAAATAATTCCTCTAACATTTATGGTAGAGTTTGCTGATTGAAGATTTTTCCTTGTCAGTGCTGTACTAGTTTTCTATTGTTTCCAACATGTCATATTATTTGATTagggatataaaataaaactgacatggTTTGATGGAAGTTGACTTAAAATTGTCAATTTTAAATCAACTTCCATCCATTATGACTGTTgtcactttatgacaacagtcataaatattcatgaagacttactcatgttcatgataggtgttatgtcatgtttatgacggtgtcatgactgTCTTATTCACAACGCGTCAAATAAAGTGGTTTTTATAATTTCTCCCATGTTaagatttttactgttttttcaTGAAGAGAAATACAGAGGAGattgttttcttgtatttgaTGACAACAACTTTGGTTtcctccaacagaaccagtctCCAATGTAAATGTCTCCCCACTAAGTTCAGACCTGATTGAGTTCAACAGCTCTGTCAGTCtgttctgctcctcctctggatcttctctctccttcctctggATGAAAGACGGCTCTGAGGTCACAGCCAGTGACAGAGTTCAAATCAacacaaatgaagaaaactccAATCTGACTATAATTAATGTGACCCGAAATGACCAGGGATCATACACCTGCCATGTATCTAATCTTGTCAGTTCTGTCATCAGTGATCCAGTAAAAATCTCTGTTAGTTGTAAGTTGTTCATCTAAATGCTCAACATCTATTTAAATCTGCTGCAGccattatataaatataattttaaaggttttgcaactttaatgtaattttttatttattaactttcttaatatttaatttatatttattcttaaaataatggtaattattttaagaattgCTTCTACACAAATAACATATGGAATTATTTATCATTACTTtttcagtgaaattaatttcttcacCTATTGCTGTTTCTATACTCAGATGGTCCAGATAATGTACAAATAGAAGTGTATCCATCTAAGGAACATTATGAGAAAGGATCAGACATTAATCTGACCTGCTCTGCTGACTCATCACCTTCTGCTGAATAtcagtggtttctgaatggagAAAATCTGACCAGTAGTGGTCCATTGCTCAGACTGATGAATATCCAGATGAATCAGAGTGGAAACTACAGCTGTCAGGCCTTTAATAGCAAAACTCTTCAATATCAAACATCTGAACCTTCGCCTATCTTTGTTCATGGTAGGTATGACAAATGttcttgtaaaaagaaatatatgttATAAAACTGAGCAGCAGCATCACTGTTAGTATTGGAAAAAAGATTACCGTATAACACCTTCAACATTATTATAGTCCAGAACAATTACAGAGccaaattattttgattattttacaagTATTGGTGGCTACATTAATAATCATATtaatttaataacataaaaggacaaaaatgtcaacactGCAACCCATCCTATAGAAAGGTTTGAAGCATGGAGCTAAAATTCACCCATTAATCGTCTATACTAGCGGCTCTACATTATGTTGCAAATTTAAGGTTATGAGAACATCTCTGTGGGCAATATTTATATAGCTAACATCTGTTCACTTATTATTTAAGTACAATGCATTGAAGCTCTATGTATTTGGTGACACTTTTTAATGCAGCATAATAAGTTCTGCAAGATAAAGAGGTGGTAATGTGTTGAAGTCGTGCAGCCAAATTTTTGATGCTAAAGCAGATGCCACAGGTAACTTTTTAATAGAACCCTTCTCGttgagattaaaatattaactcaTGATATTTTATTCTCTTGAGCATGAGAAAGTGAATGATGAGTCCCACTTGTAACTTTCTCCACAACCTGCAGTCAGACATTCACTAAGGAAAGTGGAGAGATATGGGAATGTTTTCTGAAGGCAGCGGAGGAAAAAGTCAGACAGGAACATGGATAGCAAACTTCAGACCAAAATCATTGTATATGTTACCTTCCTGGGTAACTTcagacttttacttttatttcctttctgcttcatttcagtatttttggTAGCTGACAGTTCCATTCAGCCTTTGAGAAGCTTCACTGCTGTGTGATCTTAGGCTCagtacctttttaaaaatatatatattttaagtaaTGCAGTACTTACTTATAATgggtataaagttaattttctcCTTAACTTATAAAGTCACATATATGCTTTTTCAAAGACATACcgtatgtttttgtaaaaagtcaaaaaattt contains:
- the LOC102231054 gene encoding carcinoembryonic antigen-related cell adhesion molecule 5-like isoform X1 encodes the protein MFQPLFVMVLVFIGLSNGVGVLPDGPLIASVGGTLMFTTNLNPTETPFSLVNWQVDNGSGLELIIISQTTGDTTAPEYEGRITLFRSTGSLELRNLKLSESGEYIVSIQDGINQKTGRTTLNVYEPVSNVNVSPLSSDLIEFNSSVSLFCSSSGSSLSFLWMKDGSEVTASDRVQINTNEENSNLTIINVTRNDQGSYTCHVSNLVSSVISDPVKISVSYGPDNVQIEVYPSKEHYEKGSDINLTCSADSSPSAEYQWFLNGENLTSSGPLLRLMNIQMNQSGNYSCQAFNSKTLQYQTSEPSPIFVHERVSNVKVTPDVTHLIEFSGSVSFSCSSSGSSLSFSWMNSSSDISASDRVQITDGGSKLTIVNVTRYDDGSYSCNVSNPVSSANSDPVNVSVSYGPEKVNLEAPSQKYPEGSNIHLSCSAESRPNATFDWFFNGNLSGSGSELKLTNVQKNQSGNYSCRAFNNITSRYQTSQLLNIPIEGTSTEGNRLSAGAIAGIVIACLVCASLIVLGAYFILKKKNPWGKTSNRNISAGGNRQDNGVSSNEELTYADVRFSKNKKPVQAQWESDNPSSTYADIRTNRN
- the LOC102231054 gene encoding carcinoembryonic antigen-related cell adhesion molecule 5-like isoform X2, whose translation is MFQPLFVMVLVFIGLSNGVGVLPDGPLIASVGGTLMFTTNLNPTETPFSLVNWQVDNGSGLELIIISQTTGDTTAPEYEGRITLFRSTGSLELRNLKLSESGEYIVSIQDGINQKTGRTTLNVYEPVSNVNVSPLSSDLIEFNSSVSLFCSSSGSSLSFLWMKDGSEVTASDRVQINTNEENSNLTIINVTRNDQGSYTCHVSNLVSSVISDPVKISVSYGPDNVQIEVYPSKEHYEKGSDINLTCSADSSPSAEYQWFLNGENLTSSGPLLRLMNIQMNQSGNYSCQAFNSKTLQYQTSEPSPIFVHERVSNVKVTPDVTHLIEFSGSVSFSCSSSGSSLSFSWMNSSSDISASDRVQITDGGSKLTIVNVTRYDDGSYSCNVSNPVSSANSDPVNVSVSYGPEKVNLEAPSQKYPEGSNIHLSCSAESRPNATFDWFFNGNLSGSGSELKLTNVQKNQSGNYSCRAFNNITSRYQTSQLLNIPIEGTSTEGNRLSAGAIAGIVIACLVCASLIVLGAYFILKKKNPWGKTSNRNISAGGNRQDNGELTYADVRFSKNKKPVQAQWESDNPSSTYADIRTNRN